The Dama dama isolate Ldn47 chromosome 11, ASM3311817v1, whole genome shotgun sequence genome segment CACCCAGGCACACAACCCAGTGTTTGTCGCATTTAAATTCACATCTTTCACGAGAATTTCCAAATTTCTCCACCTTAACCTTCACACAGGTCATCAAAATGAAAGTTACATGGCGGTCTTAgtaaaaattgtcatttttgttCTGCTTTGCTTTGGTTATGTTTTATGGGTTTCTTTCTGAGCATGACCTTCGTTTCATAAGAAAGGGATTTGGCTTGCAGGTAGACCCCACTTCGTTTCCCATTTTCTCCCGAGGTGCTGCGTGGCCTCTGGGGCAGCAGTCCCCTGATGAGTGGCCGGGTGGGCTAGACCcagcagagggagagggagactgGCCTCGCTGACCGCAGCCAGGATGGAGACTGGCATGGGGGAAGATTCCTTAGCTGACCGGACAGTTATCTTGAGAGCTGTGAAATGGCCCTGTGAGACGAGGTTTAAAAGGAACAAGTGCATAGTATGCCGGCCAGTGTCAGGGCACTGAATggtctttgagctccttgctTCTCAGCTACTTCACTTCCACTGCTTCCGGCTCCGGCTAGTCACCGTTTGCAGCTTGTACAGCTTCAAATGCCAGAGCAGAGCCTGTCCTGGGGGCAGGTGGTCCTGTCACCCCCTCAGCAGTGACCTTGTGGGGCTTTTGTGAGAGCAGCCGAACTGAGGCCTGTAGCACTGAGGGTCCCTGGCCTGGGGGAGTGCATGGGGTGACAGCAGTGTCATCATCACAGGCTCTTCACACAGGCACCCCGGGCCACCACCGCCCCCTCTGGCAGCTCCCCCAGACCCTCTTACTGCCAGCTGGAGCCTGGTGACCtcccattttctcttctctccccccaccccccatttttCCTTCCCCTGGCAATTTTGAATTGAGTTTTTAAAGGTGCACCTTTAGAGTCACTCACTTCCCCTGGCTTCACCTATTCCTCACTTGATTAAGCAGGTTTCTACTCTTTTGGTTTTCTGCCCCCAAACAAAACTTGTAAAAACATTCTTGAAGTTAATATGGGGTAATGGGTTAACAAGAGGCTCTGCCTCCAAGGGTGGCTGCATGAATTAAGTAAGAACTGTGTGCAATGCCCTTGGCGCAGGGCCCAGCCTGGTGGCTGCTGTTGCTCCAGCCATCACGCTTCACTCTTCCCTGCCTCACAACCTGCAGCCAGCACCACCAGCAGCATTGGGTTAACCTCTTCTTTGTCTTCCATCTTCTTCCTTAGCTTGAAAACATACTTCAAGTTTTTTATCGTAAGAGATCCTTTCGAGAGACTGATCTCTGCGTTTAAGGATAAGTTTGTCCACAACCCCCGCTTTGAGCCTTGGTACAAGCACGAGATCGCCCCTGGCATCATCAGAAAGTACAGGAGGAATCGGACGGAGACCCGGGGCATCCAGTTTGAGGACTTCGTGCGCTACCTGGGTGACCCCAACCACAGGTGGCTGGATCTGCAGTTTGGGGACCACATCATCCACTGGGTGACGTACGTGGAGCTGTGCGCACCCTGCGAGATCACGTACAGCGTTGTCGGGCACCACGAGACCCTGGAGGACGACGCCCCGCACATCCTCAGGGAGGCGGGCATCGACCACCTGGTGTCCTACCCCACCATCCCCCTCGGCATCACTGCGTACAACAGAACCAAGGTCGAGCGCTACTT includes the following:
- the CHST10 gene encoding carbohydrate sulfotransferase 10 isoform X2, whose protein sequence is MLVEPLVYAQRLELMRNVCREDALRNLSHTAVSKFVLDRIFVCDKHKILFCQTPKVGNTQWKKVLIVLNGAFPSIEEIPENVVHDHEKNGLPRLSSFSDAEIQKRLKTYFKFFIVRDPFERLISAFKDKFVHNPRFEPWYKHEIAPGIIRKYRRNRTETRGIQFEDFVRYLGDPNHRWLDLQFGDHIIHWVTYVELCAPCEITYSVVGHHETLEDDAPHILREAGIDHLVSYPTIPLGITAYNRTKVERYFLGISKRDIRRLYARFEGDFKLFGYQKPEFLLN